In Phaeobacter gallaeciensis DSM 26640, a genomic segment contains:
- the ccmD gene encoding heme exporter protein CcmD — protein MMPDLGKYAVEVLSSYAASLLLLLALLLMTFARGRRVRREMQEMEQRMQSRGNAHNG, from the coding sequence ATGATGCCGGATCTTGGAAAATATGCGGTTGAGGTGCTGTCCTCCTATGCCGCTTCTCTGCTTTTGTTACTGGCACTGCTGCTGATGACATTTGCTCGTGGCCGTAGGGTACGGCGCGAGATGCAGGAGATGGAACAGCGAATGCAGAGCCGGGGGAATGCGCACAATGGCTAA
- a CDS encoding heme ABC transporter permease — MSIWEYANPKKFLTTSERVMPALWVSASVLCTVGLIWGFFFTPDDYRQGSTVKIIFLHVPAALIAINAWFMMLVASLIWVVRRHHVSALAAKAAAPIGVVMTLIALISGALWGQPMWGTWWEWDPRLTSFLVLFLFYLGYIALWEAIEDPDTAADLTSILCLVGSVFAVLSRYAVNFWNQGLHQGASLSLDKEENVADAFSNPLYVCMIGFGLLFLALVLYRTGTEIRARRMRALMLRERMQA; from the coding sequence ATGTCGATCTGGGAATACGCCAATCCAAAGAAGTTCCTGACCACATCGGAACGGGTGATGCCTGCGCTGTGGGTCTCGGCCTCTGTGCTGTGCACGGTTGGGCTGATCTGGGGGTTCTTCTTCACGCCTGATGACTACCGTCAGGGCTCTACCGTCAAGATCATCTTCCTGCATGTGCCCGCAGCACTGATTGCGATCAACGCCTGGTTCATGATGCTGGTCGCCTCGCTGATCTGGGTGGTACGCCGCCATCACGTGAGCGCGCTGGCGGCAAAGGCTGCGGCCCCCATCGGGGTAGTGATGACGCTGATTGCGCTGATCAGCGGGGCGCTCTGGGGCCAGCCGATGTGGGGCACCTGGTGGGAATGGGATCCACGCTTGACCTCGTTTCTGGTGCTGTTTCTGTTCTATCTTGGTTATATCGCGCTCTGGGAAGCGATCGAGGACCCGGATACTGCCGCTGATCTGACCTCCATCCTGTGTCTGGTCGGCTCGGTCTTTGCGGTGCTCAGCCGCTATGCGGTCAACTTCTGGAATCAGGGGCTACATCAGGGGGCGTCGCTGTCGCTGGACAAGGAGGAGAACGTGGCGGATGCGTTTTCCAACCCGCTCTATGTCTGCATGATTGGCTTTGGCCTCTTGTTTCTGGCGCTGGTGCTCTATCGTACCGGCACAGAGATCCGCGCTCGTCGGATGCGCGCCCTGATGCTGCGGGAAAGGATGCAAGCATGA
- a CDS encoding tetratricopeptide repeat protein yields the protein MPAMLTHNAPNARSLPASAMRASCATLTALVLAAAFASGAFAAGSDDSAAPKPTNTTKSCKGAKVWDDQKQRCVAPEKSSLDPDEMYDAVRELAYAGRYSDAQAVLAAMPDQTDSRVLTYWGFTYRKQGYSDQAMSYYTQAIARDPQNHLARSYMGQGFVTEGKYGLALEQWKIIRATGGSGSWAEVSLRDALLSGQTQSY from the coding sequence ATGCCTGCCATGCTGACACATAATGCCCCTAATGCCCGCTCTCTGCCTGCATCTGCGATGCGCGCCAGCTGCGCGACCCTGACCGCGCTGGTGCTCGCTGCGGCATTTGCCAGCGGCGCATTTGCCGCCGGAAGCGATGACAGCGCCGCGCCGAAACCAACCAACACGACCAAGTCCTGCAAGGGCGCGAAGGTCTGGGACGATCAGAAACAGCGCTGCGTTGCGCCCGAAAAATCCTCCCTGGACCCGGATGAGATGTATGACGCGGTGCGCGAGCTCGCCTATGCCGGGCGCTACAGCGACGCCCAGGCCGTGCTTGCGGCGATGCCTGACCAAACGGATAGCCGAGTGCTGACCTATTGGGGCTTCACCTATCGTAAGCAGGGCTATTCTGATCAGGCGATGTCCTATTACACTCAAGCCATCGCGCGGGATCCGCAGAACCACCTTGCGCGCTCCTACATGGGTCAAGGGTTTGTAACCGAAGGAAAATACGGGCTTGCACTGGAGCAGTGGAAAATCATCCGCGCCACCGGCGGCAGCGGCAGTTGGGCCGAAGTTTCCTTGCGGGACGCTCTTTTGTCCGGACAGACGCAAAGCTACTGA
- a CDS encoding putative quinol monooxygenase, producing the protein MTNTPEKEAIIVTVKAVPSLFDELVEITQTMMPETRAFPGCIEAHLLLAPEREEMVIFQIWESSEAQSAYLTWRAEKGDFERLGELIHDEQIFRTYTLG; encoded by the coding sequence GTGACAAATACCCCTGAAAAAGAAGCCATTATCGTCACCGTGAAAGCGGTTCCTAGCCTGTTCGACGAGTTGGTTGAAATAACGCAGACGATGATGCCGGAGACCCGCGCGTTTCCTGGCTGTATCGAGGCACATCTGCTGCTGGCCCCAGAGCGCGAAGAGATGGTGATTTTTCAGATCTGGGAAAGCAGCGAGGCCCAGAGCGCCTATCTGACCTGGCGCGCCGAAAAGGGGGATTTTGAGCGTCTGGGCGAACTGATCCACGATGAGCAGATCTTCCGCACCTATACGCTTGGCTGA
- a CDS encoding flagellar motor switch protein FliG translates to MQNENALALPMAASSDDLGDFSAPAPLGGMDFGGDLGGDMGMGGMSGGGALDMPAMGGGMPAKSKLSGKAKAAIVVRLLLNEGADIPLESLPDDLQIELTQQMGRMGLIDRDTLHEVAGEFAEMLDNVGLSFPNGLAGALSAMEGKISRQTASRLRKEAGVRQFGDPWERLRALPPEDLAELAEAESTEVAAVLLSKLDTTKAAQMLIHLPGPVARRITYAVSQTAAVTPDTVDRIGLSLAAQIEARPEVAFDETPGQRMGAILTQAAAGKRDEVLTALDEEDEEFAGDVRKSIFTYALIAQRVSPVDVPKIARVLAQQDLVTAIAFATDEEDVETSEFMLANMSSRMANNIREEVSERGKVKRSVGEGAMSTIVNALRELVNSGEVELRSAEEDEED, encoded by the coding sequence ATGCAGAATGAAAATGCTTTGGCGCTTCCCATGGCGGCCTCCTCAGATGATTTGGGTGATTTTTCCGCCCCTGCTCCGCTTGGCGGAATGGATTTCGGCGGGGACCTCGGCGGCGATATGGGAATGGGCGGCATGAGCGGTGGCGGCGCGCTGGATATGCCCGCAATGGGTGGTGGCATGCCCGCCAAATCCAAGCTTAGCGGCAAAGCAAAAGCAGCGATCGTGGTCCGCCTTCTGCTGAATGAGGGCGCGGATATCCCGCTAGAATCCCTGCCCGATGATCTTCAAATCGAACTGACACAGCAGATGGGCCGCATGGGGCTGATCGACCGCGACACCCTGCATGAGGTGGCCGGTGAATTTGCTGAAATGCTGGACAATGTCGGATTGTCCTTTCCCAACGGGCTGGCCGGTGCGCTCTCCGCGATGGAGGGCAAGATCAGCCGCCAGACCGCCAGCCGCTTGCGCAAGGAGGCGGGCGTGCGCCAGTTTGGCGACCCCTGGGAGCGTCTGCGTGCCCTGCCGCCAGAGGATCTCGCCGAACTGGCTGAGGCCGAAAGTACCGAGGTCGCCGCCGTTCTCCTGTCGAAGCTGGACACCACCAAGGCAGCGCAGATGCTGATCCACCTGCCCGGCCCGGTCGCGCGCCGCATCACCTATGCCGTCAGCCAGACCGCCGCCGTGACACCGGATACCGTCGACCGCATCGGCCTATCCCTCGCCGCGCAGATCGAAGCGCGGCCTGAGGTCGCCTTTGACGAAACCCCGGGCCAGCGCATGGGCGCGATCCTGACACAGGCCGCAGCTGGCAAACGCGACGAGGTGCTGACCGCCCTTGATGAGGAAGATGAAGAATTTGCTGGCGACGTGCGCAAGTCGATCTTCACCTATGCGCTGATCGCCCAGCGGGTAAGCCCGGTGGATGTGCCAAAAATCGCCCGTGTTCTGGCGCAGCAGGATCTGGTCACCGCCATCGCCTTTGCCACCGACGAGGAAGATGTTGAAACCAGTGAATTCATGCTGGCCAATATGTCCAGCCGCATGGCCAACAACATCCGTGAAGAGGTGAGCGAGCGCGGCAAGGTCAAACGCAGCGTCGGAGAAGGCGCCATGAGCACCATCGTCAACGCCCTGCGGGAGCTGGTGAACTCCGGTGAGGTTGAGCTTCGCTCCGCCGAGGAAGACGAAGAAGACTAG
- the ccmA gene encoding heme ABC exporter ATP-binding protein CcmA translates to MTVTIAGLSIARGGVPVLEGVNFALTPGRALILRGPNGCGKTTLLRTIAGLQPPLAGEMTFDGAGEEDDIVYAGHADGIKLTLTVAENLKFWAAIFATGDIDAALNAFDLRDLRDRPAGALSAGQKRRLGLARLMVTGRRYWILDEPTVSLDRASVQQFANVVQGHLAGGGAALIATHIDLGLDGDTLDISRFRAKLPDLDNFDGAFL, encoded by the coding sequence ATGACAGTGACCATCGCAGGGCTGAGCATCGCGCGTGGCGGCGTGCCGGTGCTGGAGGGCGTGAATTTCGCGCTGACGCCCGGGCGGGCACTGATCCTGCGGGGGCCGAACGGCTGTGGCAAGACCACGCTCTTGCGTACCATTGCAGGGCTGCAACCGCCTCTGGCAGGTGAGATGACATTTGACGGGGCCGGAGAGGAAGACGACATCGTCTACGCAGGCCATGCCGATGGAATAAAACTGACCCTGACGGTGGCGGAGAACCTGAAATTCTGGGCGGCAATCTTTGCCACAGGCGATATTGATGCCGCGCTGAATGCCTTTGATTTACGCGACCTGCGGGACCGACCTGCGGGAGCCTTGTCAGCGGGTCAGAAACGCCGTCTGGGGCTGGCGCGTTTGATGGTCACCGGGCGGCGCTACTGGATATTGGATGAGCCGACGGTCAGTCTGGACCGGGCCTCGGTGCAGCAGTTTGCGAATGTGGTGCAGGGGCATCTGGCGGGCGGCGGTGCGGCGTTGATTGCCACTCACATCGATCTTGGCCTTGACGGCGACACGCTGGATATCAGCCGGTTTCGCGCGAAGCTGCCGGATCTGGACAACTTCGACGGAGCCTTCCTGTGA
- a CDS encoding Mth938-like domain-containing protein, whose product MRLNEVAYTDALPIDGYGPGFFRVGGEVYQGDILTGATGTTGWGGYEDADPLLALAGEVDVLFIGTGAEVAHIPASLRQQLEGAGIGVEAMNSPAACRTYNVLLSEGRRIALAALAV is encoded by the coding sequence ATGCGTTTGAACGAAGTTGCCTATACCGACGCCTTGCCGATTGATGGCTACGGTCCGGGGTTCTTTCGCGTTGGAGGGGAAGTGTATCAGGGCGATATCCTGACCGGGGCAACGGGGACCACGGGGTGGGGCGGCTATGAGGACGCTGATCCGCTATTGGCACTAGCAGGTGAGGTTGACGTGCTGTTCATCGGCACCGGGGCTGAAGTTGCGCATATCCCGGCAAGCCTGCGCCAGCAACTGGAAGGGGCCGGGATCGGGGTGGAGGCGATGAACTCTCCCGCTGCCTGCCGGACCTATAACGTCCTCCTCTCAGAAGGTCGCCGGATCGCCCTTGCGGCGCTTGCGGTCTGA
- the ccmB gene encoding heme exporter protein CcmB — translation MRALLLRDLRLALRAGGGFGLGLAFFLIVTVLVPFSVGPQSELLGRIAPGVLWLGALLACLLSLDRLLALDWEDGTLDLMATAPLPLEAVVTIKALAHWITTGLPLVLAAPVLGVLLNLPTAGFLWLVVSLLLGTPALSVIGTFGAALTVGLKRGGLLMSLLLLPLYVPTLIFGAEAARRGAAGMAVETPLLMLAGISAATLALLPFASAAVLRVNLR, via the coding sequence GTGAGGGCGCTGTTGCTGCGGGACCTGCGGCTGGCCTTGCGCGCAGGCGGCGGCTTTGGTCTGGGGCTGGCGTTTTTCCTGATCGTGACGGTGCTGGTGCCGTTCTCTGTCGGGCCGCAGTCAGAGCTGCTGGGCCGCATTGCCCCCGGTGTGCTGTGGCTTGGTGCGCTCTTGGCCTGCCTGTTGTCGCTGGACCGGCTGCTGGCGCTGGACTGGGAGGATGGCACATTGGATCTGATGGCCACCGCTCCGCTGCCGCTCGAAGCTGTCGTGACGATCAAGGCGCTGGCCCATTGGATCACCACTGGCCTGCCGCTGGTGCTGGCGGCCCCTGTGCTGGGCGTGCTGCTTAACCTGCCGACCGCAGGCTTTCTGTGGCTGGTTGTCTCGCTGCTGCTGGGCACGCCCGCGCTGTCGGTGATCGGTACCTTCGGCGCCGCACTCACAGTGGGGTTGAAGCGGGGCGGGCTGTTGATGTCACTTTTGCTACTGCCGCTTTACGTGCCGACGCTGATATTCGGCGCAGAAGCGGCGCGGCGGGGTGCGGCAGGTATGGCGGTGGAGACGCCGCTCTTGATGCTGGCCGGTATTTCGGCCGCCACGCTGGCGCTGCTGCCCTTTGCCAGCGCCGCCGTCCTACGCGTCAATTTGCGCTAG
- a CDS encoding lysophospholipid acyltransferase family protein, whose product MPVDPSTLSFGRRASYYTSNLALRGLIGALGLIPYEKRVPAMGWVMRKAAPLVGFHKRIRDNLALTCPELPEADVARLCDEVSDNIGRVVAELYAGQPFLERARAAPISGPGLPALDRARAEGRPVILVTGHFGNYDAARANLIKRGFAMGALYRRMANPYFNDHYVRAIEKTGKPMFEQGKRGMMEMVRHLKQGGIIAIVADLHAHGGVNIDFFGEPAVTSIVPAELALKYKAAMIPVYAIRQPNGLDFEIVVQEEIVPSDPVTMTTTVCKRLEDLVRQHMGQWFWVHRRWKPYVPIPKSSPTGPRSSPD is encoded by the coding sequence ATGCCCGTTGATCCTTCCACCCTGTCCTTCGGCCGTCGTGCCAGTTACTACACCAGCAATCTGGCGCTGCGTGGCCTTATCGGGGCGCTTGGGCTGATCCCCTATGAAAAGCGTGTTCCTGCAATGGGCTGGGTGATGCGCAAGGCTGCCCCCTTGGTAGGATTTCACAAACGGATCCGTGACAATCTTGCGCTCACCTGCCCTGAGTTGCCGGAGGCGGATGTCGCCCGGCTCTGTGATGAGGTGAGCGACAATATCGGCCGTGTCGTCGCTGAACTATACGCCGGACAGCCGTTTCTGGAGCGCGCCCGGGCGGCACCGATTTCCGGCCCCGGCCTGCCTGCGCTGGACCGTGCCCGCGCAGAGGGGCGACCGGTCATTCTGGTCACCGGCCATTTCGGCAATTACGACGCCGCCCGCGCCAATCTGATCAAACGTGGCTTTGCCATGGGGGCGCTCTATCGCCGGATGGCCAACCCCTATTTCAACGACCACTATGTGCGGGCCATTGAGAAAACCGGCAAACCGATGTTCGAACAGGGCAAACGCGGCATGATGGAGATGGTCCGTCACCTGAAACAGGGCGGCATCATTGCGATTGTCGCGGACCTGCACGCCCATGGCGGGGTCAACATTGATTTCTTCGGTGAACCCGCCGTGACGTCCATTGTGCCAGCAGAGCTGGCGCTGAAATATAAGGCCGCGATGATCCCGGTCTATGCCATTCGCCAGCCCAACGGGCTCGATTTTGAGATTGTCGTGCAGGAGGAGATCGTCCCGTCTGATCCGGTCACCATGACAACCACCGTCTGCAAACGGCTGGAGGATCTGGTGCGCCAGCACATGGGGCAATGGTTCTGGGTCCATCGCCGCTGGAAACCCTATGTGCCGATCCCGAAATCCTCGCCGACAGGTCCAAGGTCCAGCCCTGACTGA
- a CDS encoding DsbE family thiol:disulfide interchange protein, which produces MAKVSPVMALPVLVFGGLVALFLAGMFRDDPESLPSAREGQTAPPVVLTAFADDPGFDDATLRDGTVKLVNFWASWCGPCRVEHPSLDALSEEGLAIYGVNYKDQEDNAVGFLEELGNPYRAIGRDEAGRMALDWGVYGVPETYVIDGKGTIILRFAGPITQRVIDSTLRPALERAAQN; this is translated from the coding sequence ATGGCTAAGGTTTCTCCTGTGATGGCGTTGCCGGTGCTGGTCTTTGGCGGGCTTGTCGCGCTGTTTCTGGCTGGAATGTTCCGCGACGATCCCGAGAGCCTGCCGTCGGCGCGCGAAGGGCAGACGGCGCCGCCGGTTGTGCTGACCGCCTTTGCTGACGACCCCGGATTTGATGATGCCACCCTGCGCGATGGCACTGTAAAACTGGTGAATTTCTGGGCCAGCTGGTGTGGTCCCTGCCGAGTGGAACACCCGAGCCTGGACGCATTGTCCGAGGAAGGGCTGGCGATCTACGGGGTCAACTACAAGGATCAGGAAGACAACGCGGTTGGGTTCCTTGAGGAACTGGGCAACCCCTATCGCGCCATCGGCCGGGATGAGGCCGGACGGATGGCGCTGGATTGGGGCGTTTATGGCGTGCCGGAAACCTATGTGATCGACGGGAAGGGCACCATCATCCTGCGCTTTGCGGGTCCCATCACACAGCGGGTGATTGACAGTACATTGCGCCCGGCGTTGGAGCGTGCGGCGCAGAACTGA
- the acnA gene encoding aconitate hydratase AcnA: MPITVGQDNAKTRRKLSAGGKSISYYSIPAATEAGLGDFAKLPAALKVVLENMLRFEDGGFSVSTDDIKAFAEWGANGGKNPREIAYRPARVLMQDFTGVPAVVDLAAMRDGIKALGGDAQKINPLNPVDLVIDHSVMIDEFGNPRAFQMNVDREYERNMERYQFLKWGQGAFNNFRVVPPGTGICHQVNLEYLAQTIWSDEDQNGDMVAYPDTLVGTDSHTTMVNGAAVLGWGVGGIEAEAAMLGQPISMLIPEVIGFELTGAMVEGTTGTDLVLKVVEMLRAKGVVGKFVEFYGKGLDTLPLADRATIANMAPEYGATCGFFPIDDETIRYLRNTGRDEDRIALVEAYAKENGFWRDADYAPIYTDTLSLDMGTIVPAISGPKRPQDYVALTGAKAAFRKEMEETFKRPMGKEVAVKGEDYTMESGKVVIASITSCTNTSNPYVMIGAGLVARKAAALGLDRKPWVKTSLAPGSQVVSAYLEAANLQEDLDKVGFNLVGYGCTTCIGNSGPIQQELSDAIAEGDLVATSVLSGNRNFEGRISPDVRANYLASPPLVVAYALAGTMDIDLATDPIAQDKDGNDVYLKDIWPTQKEIADLVEATVTREAFLSKYADVFKGDEKWQAVETTDAETYDWPAASTYIQNPPYFQGMGSEPGTISNIKDAKPLLILGDMVTTDHISPAGSFATTTPAGQYLLDRQVQPREFNSYGSRRGNHEIMMRGTFANIRIKNEMLDGVEGGYTKGPDGQQTSVYEASMAYQEQGTPLVVFGGEQYGAGSSRDWAAKGTALLGVKAVIAESFERIHRSNLVGMGVIPFEFTSGDTRKSLKLTGDETVSIHGLDTIKPQEEVSCDITYGDGTTKTITLKCRIDTAPEIEYIEHGGVLHYVLRNLAKS; this comes from the coding sequence ATGCCTATCACCGTCGGACAGGACAATGCCAAGACGCGCCGCAAGCTGAGCGCGGGTGGCAAGTCAATCTCATATTACTCGATCCCCGCAGCCACCGAGGCTGGTCTTGGGGATTTTGCCAAACTGCCCGCCGCCCTGAAAGTGGTGCTGGAAAACATGCTGCGGTTTGAGGACGGCGGCTTCTCGGTTTCCACTGACGACATCAAGGCCTTTGCCGAATGGGGCGCCAACGGCGGCAAGAACCCTCGCGAAATCGCCTATCGCCCTGCCCGCGTGCTGATGCAGGATTTCACCGGCGTTCCCGCCGTTGTGGACCTTGCCGCCATGCGCGACGGCATCAAGGCGCTCGGTGGCGACGCCCAGAAGATCAACCCGCTGAACCCGGTTGATCTGGTTATTGACCACTCCGTCATGATCGATGAATTCGGCAACCCGCGCGCCTTCCAGATGAACGTCGACCGCGAGTATGAGCGCAACATGGAGCGTTACCAGTTCCTGAAATGGGGTCAGGGCGCGTTCAACAACTTCCGCGTTGTGCCTCCGGGCACCGGTATCTGCCACCAGGTGAACCTGGAATATCTGGCCCAGACCATCTGGTCGGACGAAGATCAGAACGGCGATATGGTCGCCTATCCTGACACGTTGGTCGGCACCGACAGCCACACCACAATGGTCAACGGCGCAGCCGTTCTGGGCTGGGGTGTTGGCGGTATTGAGGCCGAGGCCGCGATGCTGGGTCAGCCGATCTCCATGCTGATCCCTGAGGTTATCGGCTTTGAGCTGACCGGCGCCATGGTCGAAGGCACCACCGGTACCGACCTCGTGCTGAAGGTTGTGGAAATGCTCCGCGCCAAAGGTGTGGTTGGCAAATTCGTAGAATTCTACGGCAAGGGTCTGGACACATTGCCGCTGGCAGACCGCGCCACCATCGCTAATATGGCGCCCGAATATGGTGCGACCTGTGGCTTCTTCCCGATCGATGATGAGACCATCCGCTATCTGCGCAACACCGGCCGCGACGAAGACCGTATCGCGCTGGTCGAAGCCTACGCGAAGGAAAACGGCTTCTGGCGCGATGCGGACTATGCTCCGATCTACACCGACACGCTGAGCCTCGACATGGGCACTATCGTGCCTGCGATCTCCGGCCCGAAACGTCCGCAGGACTATGTTGCCCTGACCGGCGCAAAGGCTGCGTTCCGCAAGGAAATGGAAGAGACCTTCAAGCGGCCCATGGGCAAGGAAGTCGCCGTCAAAGGCGAAGACTACACCATGGAAAGCGGCAAGGTCGTGATCGCCTCGATCACCTCCTGCACCAACACCTCCAACCCTTATGTGATGATCGGTGCAGGCCTCGTGGCGCGCAAGGCCGCTGCACTGGGCCTGGATCGCAAACCCTGGGTCAAAACCTCGCTTGCGCCCGGCTCGCAGGTGGTTTCCGCCTATCTGGAGGCCGCAAACCTTCAGGAAGATCTGGACAAGGTCGGCTTCAACCTGGTCGGCTATGGCTGCACCACCTGTATCGGCAACTCCGGCCCGATCCAGCAAGAGCTGTCCGACGCCATCGCCGAGGGTGATCTGGTCGCGACCTCCGTCCTGTCCGGCAACCGCAACTTCGAAGGCCGCATCAGCCCCGATGTGCGCGCCAACTACCTGGCCTCGCCGCCGCTGGTTGTCGCTTATGCGCTGGCGGGCACCATGGACATCGATCTGGCAACAGATCCGATCGCACAGGACAAGGACGGCAATGACGTCTATCTGAAAGACATCTGGCCGACCCAGAAGGAAATTGCTGATCTGGTCGAAGCGACCGTGACCCGCGAAGCCTTCCTGTCGAAATATGCCGATGTGTTCAAAGGTGACGAGAAGTGGCAGGCGGTGGAGACCACCGACGCGGAAACCTATGACTGGCCTGCAGCCTCCACCTACATCCAGAACCCGCCCTACTTCCAGGGTATGGGCTCTGAGCCAGGCACCATCTCAAACATCAAGGATGCAAAACCGCTGCTGATCCTTGGCGATATGGTCACCACCGACCACATCTCCCCTGCGGGTTCCTTTGCAACTACCACCCCGGCTGGCCAGTATCTTCTGGACCGTCAGGTACAGCCGCGTGAGTTCAACTCCTACGGCTCACGTCGTGGGAACCACGAGATCATGATGCGCGGCACTTTTGCCAATATCCGTATCAAGAACGAGATGCTGGATGGCGTCGAAGGTGGGTATACCAAGGGCCCCGATGGTCAGCAGACCTCTGTCTATGAGGCCTCCATGGCCTATCAGGAACAGGGCACCCCGCTGGTGGTCTTTGGTGGTGAGCAGTATGGCGCGGGCTCCTCTCGCGACTGGGCGGCCAAGGGCACGGCCCTGCTGGGCGTCAAGGCTGTCATCGCCGAGAGCTTTGAGCGCATCCACCGCTCCAACCTGGTTGGCATGGGTGTGATCCCGTTTGAGTTCACTAGTGGCGACACCCGCAAATCGCTGAAGCTCACCGGGGATGAAACCGTCTCGATCCACGGTCTGGACACCATCAAACCTCAGGAAGAGGTCTCCTGCGACATCACTTATGGCGATGGCACGACCAAGACCATCACCCTGAAGTGCCGTATCGATACCGCGCCAGAGATTGAATATATCGAACATGGTGGCGTGCTGCACTACGTGCTGCGCAACCTCGCCAAATCGTAA
- a CDS encoding DUF1223 domain-containing protein, with amino-acid sequence MKFIASLVMAMWMTLPTGAAAQSSGPATDLVVVELFTSQGCSSCPPADALLQQLTARPDVLPLALHVDYWDYIGWKDQFADPSHTRRQKGYAHEGGRQMVYTPQMIVNGQDDVVGANAMKLSDVIAAHKARSTPVAITIDGTQSGTGGIAVELRRADIAPVLSGPISVQLVRYAPLKTVDISRGELAGRRLDYANVVEQLDRVAEWDGQGTLQLTVTLTDTRPAALLVQQAPYGAILAAATLN; translated from the coding sequence ATGAAATTTATCGCATCGCTTGTTATGGCCATGTGGATGACACTGCCGACCGGGGCCGCCGCCCAGAGCAGCGGACCGGCCACGGATCTGGTGGTGGTGGAGCTTTTCACCTCGCAGGGCTGCTCCTCCTGTCCGCCTGCCGATGCGTTGCTGCAGCAGCTGACGGCGCGGCCGGATGTACTGCCCCTGGCACTGCATGTGGACTATTGGGACTATATCGGCTGGAAAGATCAATTTGCCGACCCATCCCATACCCGCCGCCAGAAAGGCTACGCCCATGAGGGCGGCCGCCAGATGGTTTACACACCGCAGATGATCGTGAACGGTCAGGATGATGTGGTCGGGGCCAATGCGATGAAGCTGAGTGATGTGATCGCCGCACATAAGGCACGCTCAACCCCCGTTGCGATCACCATCGATGGCACCCAAAGCGGCACGGGCGGAATCGCCGTCGAGCTGCGCCGGGCAGATATCGCACCGGTGCTGTCCGGCCCGATTTCGGTACAGCTGGTGCGATATGCGCCGCTGAAAACGGTCGATATTTCTCGTGGTGAGCTGGCCGGTCGGCGACTGGATTATGCCAATGTGGTGGAGCAGCTGGACCGTGTCGCCGAATGGGACGGGCAGGGCACATTGCAGTTGACAGTGACGCTGACCGATACGCGTCCGGCGGCGCTGCTGGTGCAGCAGGCGCCCTATGGTGCCATCCTTGCGGCGGCGACGCTCAACTAA